In the genome of Thermoplasma sp. Kam2015, one region contains:
- a CDS encoding DUF167 domain-containing protein: MDLLNRDRLIVMVKVRHGRGDIRKDGDYIVVSTEEPRENGRANADVIRQLSRYFNADPSKIRIQRGKTSTNKTILIED, translated from the coding sequence ATGGATCTTCTCAACCGGGATCGCTTGATTGTTATGGTTAAGGTCAGGCACGGAAGAGGAGATATACGGAAGGATGGCGATTATATTGTGGTATCCACAGAAGAGCCAAGGGAGAATGGCAGGGCAAACGCCGACGTGATAAGGCAACTATCCCGCTATTTCAATGCTGATCCATCAAAAATCAGGATACAGCGTGGAAAAACGAGCACCAATAAGACAATACTGATAGAGGATTGA
- a CDS encoding pyridoxamine 5'-phosphate oxidase family protein, whose translation MNDEEIKDRVKRYPERASYNLEDLRSILSRNFVCTVSFVDEGVPYAIPMMFANRGETIYLHGSMESRIYSVMRSSQLIAISLMELNGIVLASEIRNNSVNYVSALIFGRPVEVEDKAEKLQTFRMLTEKIAPGRWEDSIKPSEYDLNGVFVFSVKPETFSMKMRSGPPHDSLQSGIWSGVIPILHSYGNAGEDAPGYIRSLYGRYLFR comes from the coding sequence ATGAATGATGAAGAGATAAAGGATAGGGTCAAAAGATATCCAGAAAGGGCCTCATATAATTTAGAGGATCTGAGATCGATTCTGTCAAGAAACTTTGTGTGCACGGTCTCCTTTGTTGATGAGGGCGTTCCCTATGCTATACCCATGATGTTTGCAAACAGAGGTGAGACTATATACCTGCACGGTTCGATGGAGAGCAGGATATACAGTGTGATGAGATCGAGCCAGTTGATCGCCATTTCGCTTATGGAGCTGAACGGCATCGTGCTGGCCTCCGAGATCAGAAACAATTCAGTCAACTACGTTTCAGCTCTGATCTTCGGAAGGCCTGTGGAGGTTGAGGACAAAGCTGAGAAGCTGCAGACATTCAGAATGCTAACTGAGAAAATAGCTCCTGGCCGCTGGGAAGATTCCATTAAACCTTCGGAATATGATCTGAATGGGGTCTTTGTTTTTTCAGTCAAACCTGAAACGTTTTCAATGAAGATGAGGTCAGGGCCGCCGCATGATTCATTGCAATCCGGCATATGGTCCGGCGTCATACCCATACTACACTCCTATGGAAACGCTGGAGAGGACGCACCGGGATACATCAGATCGCTGTACGGAAGATATCTGTTCAGATGA
- a CDS encoding MFS transporter, whose translation MVDRLRNIPGVMIPFLFSAFSVFSISMVVPQIAGQFAVPISSVLLAIPLDFIGGAIGGLLLGYAADRYGRRLIMLISSAIFGIFTMASSFSTSIYMIYAFWFLIGLGVNAQNGVSYPVVVETLRRSSGTIGGIMQSLYFLGFMLDSVLFVFFHYWRTYLMVAGLIALVFSIPSAAMIMETGGRRIVSVHEKDPNFMRYTVAFSFVVIGAFMFSIPLMADVPTLLSDLKYSPILITVLSLAGFSGFVIAGFLSDRYRRGHVAMAFAGSGVLFSLALLLTHADAYLLAVLTAIYISSGFFSFSGIWVSENYPPGSRALATNIVFFSGRIVGGFSPFIAALIDPSSIASGIAVVCIISGLMAFLASAYIQAIKSRRAVHA comes from the coding sequence ATGGTGGATAGGCTTAGGAACATACCCGGGGTTATGATACCTTTTCTTTTCTCAGCCTTTTCTGTCTTCTCCATCTCCATGGTCGTACCGCAGATCGCCGGTCAATTTGCTGTTCCAATTTCATCGGTTCTTCTTGCAATACCGCTGGATTTCATAGGCGGGGCCATTGGAGGACTCCTGCTTGGGTACGCTGCGGACAGATATGGGAGAAGGTTGATAATGCTTATATCCTCTGCCATTTTCGGCATATTTACTATGGCATCATCGTTTTCGACGTCCATATACATGATATACGCTTTCTGGTTTCTCATAGGACTTGGAGTGAATGCGCAGAACGGCGTATCCTATCCAGTGGTCGTTGAAACGCTCAGGCGCTCATCAGGTACGATAGGTGGCATAATGCAGAGCCTCTATTTCCTTGGTTTCATGCTGGATTCCGTTCTCTTCGTATTTTTCCATTACTGGCGCACATACCTTATGGTTGCCGGCCTCATAGCGCTTGTCTTCTCCATACCGTCCGCTGCCATGATCATGGAGACCGGCGGCAGGCGGATCGTGAGCGTGCATGAAAAGGATCCCAATTTCATGCGCTATACGGTTGCGTTCTCCTTCGTTGTAATAGGTGCATTCATGTTCAGCATACCGCTCATGGCGGACGTTCCGACTCTCCTTTCTGATCTGAAGTACAGCCCTATATTGATCACTGTGCTGTCTCTCGCGGGGTTTTCTGGATTCGTGATAGCCGGTTTTCTATCGGACAGATACAGGAGAGGACATGTCGCAATGGCCTTTGCTGGATCTGGTGTACTGTTCTCGCTGGCACTTCTCCTGACGCATGCGGATGCATACCTTCTTGCCGTTCTCACTGCGATATACATATCTTCCGGTTTCTTTTCATTCAGCGGTATATGGGTCAGCGAAAATTATCCTCCAGGATCAAGAGCGCTGGCTACAAATATAGTGTTTTTCTCTGGCAGGATCGTTGGTGGATTTTCCCCATTCATAGCCGCGCTTATCGATCCATCTTCAATTGCTTCCGGTATAGCGGTGGTATGCATAATATCTGGATTGATGGCATTCCTGGCATCAGCCTACATTCAGGCAATAAAATCACGCAGGGCAGTGCATGCCTGA
- a CDS encoding RNA-guided endonuclease TnpB family protein — MITAARVKLYPNEGQKILLEKHFGSCRFVYNYFLKKRDEYYITHRDAKKSSLNYLDTQNMLIELKKEHPWLYEINAQSLQMSLRFLDNAFKNFFHKNAEHPRFRKKERNEFFAVPQHIKIQGNRIYFPKFSEGIYFKGSKEKLSEIKDINEIRITKDSGYYYCSIIYEIPEELPEKKPLSEDNSVGIDLGIEKFTTLSNGIAIENPRFIKKVEKRIKKLQKQLSRKQKGSKNRRKQILRLQKEYKKLRDMREDFYDKVSTAIAKRYDTIIIEDLNVKGMMQNHHISKSLSDVSFYYFKQRLEWKAEKYGKNIIEIGRFDPSSKICSRCGNIKHDLKLSDRIYHCNVCGLTIDRDLNAAKNIRKIGLIKVGSVRSEFTPVEIATSGLYGIYPYRQRSVVESGSSEASAEEQLT, encoded by the coding sequence ATGATAACAGCTGCCAGAGTGAAGCTGTATCCAAACGAAGGACAGAAAATTTTACTGGAGAAGCACTTTGGCAGCTGTAGATTCGTATACAATTACTTTCTAAAAAAGAGGGACGAATACTATATAACGCATAGGGATGCTAAAAAATCCTCTTTGAACTATTTAGACACACAGAACATGCTCATCGAACTCAAGAAGGAACACCCATGGCTGTACGAGATCAACGCCCAATCACTTCAGATGTCTCTACGCTTTCTTGATAATGCATTCAAGAACTTCTTCCATAAGAATGCTGAACATCCAAGATTCAGGAAGAAGGAAAGGAACGAATTCTTTGCAGTACCACAGCACATCAAAATTCAAGGAAACAGGATCTATTTCCCAAAGTTCTCTGAAGGCATATACTTCAAGGGATCTAAGGAAAAGTTATCTGAAATAAAGGACATTAACGAAATAAGAATAACCAAGGATTCAGGTTATTACTACTGTTCAATAATATATGAGATACCAGAGGAACTACCAGAGAAGAAACCATTATCTGAAGATAACTCCGTTGGTATAGATCTCGGAATAGAGAAGTTCACAACCTTATCGAATGGTATAGCAATAGAGAATCCAAGGTTCATAAAGAAGGTAGAGAAAAGGATAAAGAAACTCCAGAAGCAGTTATCGAGAAAGCAGAAAGGATCGAAGAATAGAAGGAAGCAGATATTGAGATTGCAGAAAGAGTACAAAAAACTAAGAGACATGCGGGAGGACTTCTATGACAAGGTATCTACTGCGATAGCCAAGCGGTACGATACCATCATCATCGAAGACCTGAACGTAAAAGGAATGATGCAGAACCATCATATATCGAAGAGTCTAAGTGATGTTTCTTTCTATTACTTCAAGCAGAGACTGGAATGGAAAGCAGAAAAATATGGAAAGAATATAATAGAGATAGGAAGGTTCGATCCATCATCTAAGATATGTTCAAGATGCGGTAACATAAAGCATGATCTGAAGTTATCAGATCGCATATATCATTGCAATGTATGCGGATTAACTATAGACAGGGATCTGAATGCCGCCAAGAACATAAGGAAGATTGGACTTATAAAAGTAGGATCGGTGCGATCCGAATTCACGCCTGTGGAGATCGCAACATCGGGCTTGTACGGAATATATCCGTACAGGCAGAGGTCGGTCGTTGAATCAGGAAGCTCCGAAGCTTCAGCTGAGGAGCAGCTGACTTAA
- a CDS encoding DUF309 domain-containing protein has translation MMNESCSYAVVICPECDGIRIGDLDSAFRNARYLISEERFWEAHEALEDAWHSLSGKKRIMVQALIWIVAAQVHWQMMHTDTALIMHERGIREIRADMRFHYPMTVEDFDSLLDNIRCAGE, from the coding sequence ATGATGAATGAATCATGCAGCTATGCCGTGGTCATATGCCCTGAATGTGACGGCATCCGGATCGGAGATCTGGATTCAGCTTTCAGAAACGCAAGGTATCTCATATCGGAGGAGAGATTCTGGGAAGCCCATGAGGCTCTGGAGGATGCCTGGCACAGTTTATCCGGAAAGAAAAGGATTATGGTGCAGGCCCTGATCTGGATCGTCGCTGCCCAGGTGCACTGGCAGATGATGCATACCGATACGGCACTGATCATGCATGAGAGGGGAATTCGAGAGATCAGAGCAGACATGCGTTTTCATTATCCGATGACCGTTGAAGATTTTGACTCGCTCCTGGATAACATTCGATGTGCTGGCGAATGA
- a CDS encoding exonuclease domain-containing protein yields the protein MIFIDTETTGLDPLKCSIISIGCVVYENPSVRFYMEARPDPEALIEDGALSVNGFTRDYLASIGSAMYDMLAAFTEWYAENSKDYTVAGYNIDFDIAFIGQECIINSIRMIRIDRRIDLKYLFETSDIYKGGRRRLDDLITALGLGIERRPHNALNGALAEAEAYARLVEKRSLLPQSDLDVIFMREI from the coding sequence TTGATATTCATAGATACAGAGACAACCGGCCTTGATCCGCTGAAATGCAGCATCATTAGCATAGGGTGCGTGGTCTATGAGAATCCGTCGGTCCGTTTCTACATGGAGGCGAGGCCGGATCCTGAGGCGCTGATAGAGGACGGAGCGCTCTCGGTCAACGGCTTCACAAGGGATTACCTGGCCTCCATAGGAAGCGCCATGTATGATATGCTTGCAGCGTTCACCGAATGGTATGCGGAAAATTCGAAGGATTACACGGTGGCGGGCTACAACATAGACTTCGATATAGCGTTCATAGGGCAGGAATGCATAATTAATTCGATTCGTATGATCCGGATTGACAGGAGAATCGATCTGAAATACCTATTCGAAACATCTGATATCTATAAGGGCGGAAGGAGGAGGCTTGACGATCTGATCACGGCGTTGGGGCTGGGCATCGAGAGGAGGCCCCACAACGCGCTCAACGGCGCACTTGCCGAGGCAGAGGCCTACGCCAGGCTCGTGGAAAAACGCAGTCTGCTCCCGCAGAGCGATCTGGACGTTATATTCATGCGCGAGATCTGA